CTCTAGATCCTCGATCATGTAAGGTTTACTGATATAGTCATCAAAGCCCACCGAAAGGAGGCGTTCTCGATCCTCTCTAGTAGCTAAAGCCGTAACTGCTATGACTGGAATTTTGGCAGTTAGTGGTTCTTGTTTGAGATAATGCACAATATCAGTGCCGCTCAGACCTGGTAATAGAATATCTAACATGATCAGGTCTGGCTGATGGTCTTTTGCCACTAATAATGTCGTGGAACTGTCGTTTTGACAAATATATCTACAGCCAAGTGACTCAAGGGCATAACCAATCAGCAGTAGACTATCATCATGATCTTCTACTACCAAGATTAAAGGCTGCTGAGAGTTTTGCTTCTTGTCACCACTCATGTATGAATGTGCCAGATACATCTCTTCTCCAGAAGATTGAATTGGGATTTACGTCTTGCTTGAGATAATAACCGAGACATCCCGCAAGGATAGAATAGAGCTAATCCAGGATTGGCTCAGGCTTTGCTTTTGCCTATTTGATGATTCTTACCCACGCCACAAACATAGGTGAAAGAAAACTTCAAAGCTATAGGTTTAGCAAGTACTTCTTGATTATACGCAAAATTACAGAATATTTTTCGCCGAATTTATAATAACTCGATATCACAATTCTAATTCACCATAGTATCTCTAGTACTACTTATTTTCTGAAAGTTAAAGATACAGAATTATCAGTAGATTTTTGGCGTTGCTGATACAGTACAACAAGCTATTCTGACTCAGAATCAGTTAGCTATTGTGGTACATGGTGTCCCGGCTAGAGTTAAAACTGTATGGACACAGGCAGTAGCAAAGCAGGTTATTGTACTTTTAGGGTATGTAAATTTTATTTTAGATCACGATGCGATCGCTAATTTTGTCCCGCCTAATTATTTAGAGCGTATTTGCATTATCATCAATGAGGCTGATAATTTAGCCCAAAATCGGGCTTCTGAAGTGGCACAATATAATAACAAAACGGAACATATTTTGAGTTTGTTGGATGGCACTTTATACCAAAGTATCATTGATGATTCTGGTATTCAACTCCAGCAAAGGTTAGTGGTTTTGATGACTTGCAATACTACTGAACGCTTAGACTCGGCTATGTTAAGGAAAGGTCGGGTTGATTTAATCTATGAGTTTACTGAGCGATTTTTCTAGTTTCTATTTTGCTGTTTTTTTAAGGAGGAACGAACCGCAAAGGGCGCAAAGTACACAAAGAAAAGAAGAAAAGAAGGAAGGAATTTCGGCACGGTTCCTCACAAAGAAATGATGGAAAGTCTATATATTTCTGAATGTAGAGACGTTGCATGCAACGTCTCTACAAAGGTTTGGTCAGACGTTTATTTGACTGTTAATTCAGTTCGTTGAGGTTTTTGCTAAAATTAGTTACACAACTTAACAGTCTGCATTCAGTTCGGACGCTTATCTCGGTATGACCCCTACAACAACTGTTTTCAAGTCTCATTCAGAGGAAGTTACTCGATTATGTTCTGCTATATAAAACCTAGACAAAACTAGACTTTACTTTCTACTTCAACGGGAGCATGGGAGCAGTTATCCCTCAGTAGACTTTCACGCCTTAGCCAGACGCGATTGTGTTCCAATTAAGTTTCTGAAAAAGACTACCACCATCATTGCTTGGTTTTCGCGTCGGCAATAGTCTCAATTCAATACTTGATATCACCGTATTATATATCAAGTAGTTGATTTTTTCCTAAAATATATATTGATTTTTGTCAATATAAGTATAGTTTTGTCTATGAAATTGTCAACTTAGGACTTGCTCATTGAAAATAAGTTAAGTCATCAACCGGGTAGTGTGTGGGGAAATACGGCGCTAATTGCTGGAACAACGGTTGGGGCTGGTATTTTGGCTTTACCTGCGGTGACTCTACCTTCTGGCGTTGTACCATCTACAGTGTTGTTAATTGCTGTGTGGCTCTACACTGTGATTTCTGGTCTGTTGCTTGCAGAAGTGTGTGTCAATGCTATGCGTCTAGAAGGGCGTTTGAGTGTTGGTTTGTTAGCTATGGTGGAAAGAACTTTGGGGTTTGTGGGGGCGCGTATTGCTGGCGCTGCGTATTTGTTTTTACACTATGCTTTGCTGGTGGCTTACATGACTGAAGGAGGAAATATTTTAGTCTCTGGGGTTTCTCAGGTGTGGGGACTTCAAAATATTCCGCCTGCTTGGGTGGGGACAATAGCCTTCACTTTGCTATTTGGTGGCATTATGTACCTGGGGCGAGAAAAATTCCTTGAGAAACTCAACAGCACCTTTGTCGCCATTGTCATTACTTCATTTCTGGGACTATTGTTGCTGGGAGGAGGACAGGTTAAGACTGTGCAACTTTTGACTCACAACTGGACAGCCTTGGGGAGTGCTGTGTCGGTGATGTTAGTGGCGCTGTTTTTCCATAATATTGTCCCTGTGGTTGTGACTCAGTTGGAAGGAGATATCCCCAAAATTCGCCAGTCTATTATTATTGGTTCTTTAATTCCTTTAATGATGTTTCTGCTGTGGAATGCGGTAATTTTGGGCAGTATTAGTCCTGATATACAAAGCACAGGTAATTTTGACCCATTGCAAATACTGCGGGCTGGTGGTGCTGGGGAATGGTTGGGAATCTTATTATCTATTTTCTCAGAGTTTGCGATCGCTACTTCATTTATTGGTTTTGTCTACGGGT
The window above is part of the Nodularia spumigena CCY9414 genome. Proteins encoded here:
- a CDS encoding response regulator gives rise to the protein MYLAHSYMSGDKKQNSQQPLILVVEDHDDSLLLIGYALESLGCRYICQNDSSTTLLVAKDHQPDLIMLDILLPGLSGTDIVHYLKQEPLTAKIPVIAVTALATREDRERLLSVGFDDYISKPYMIEDLEAIIRSLLRSKLNSPSVLKSAEC
- a CDS encoding amino acid permease, whose product is MLIENKLSHQPGSVWGNTALIAGTTVGAGILALPAVTLPSGVVPSTVLLIAVWLYTVISGLLLAEVCVNAMRLEGRLSVGLLAMVERTLGFVGARIAGAAYLFLHYALLVAYMTEGGNILVSGVSQVWGLQNIPPAWVGTIAFTLLFGGIMYLGREKFLEKLNSTFVAIVITSFLGLLLLGGGQVKTVQLLTHNWTALGSAVSVMLVALFFHNIVPVVVTQLEGDIPKIRQSIIIGSLIPLMMFLLWNAVILGSISPDIQSTGNFDPLQILRAGGAGEWLGILLSIFSEFAIATSFIGFVYGLLDFFQDMFPVVRGKPSSRLPIYSLILLPPMSLGAINPSIFFSALDFAGTFSISVLGGIIPALMTWKQRQEPQLNSINQPLVPGGRVTLIIMMAIASVLIIKQILAMSGHK